Proteins from a genomic interval of Pseudomonas anuradhapurensis:
- a CDS encoding DOPA 4,5-dioxygenase family protein has product MQRIKGYHAHVYYDAATMEQARELCEEAARLFPVTMGRMHQQPVGPHPDWSCQLAFGPEVVGVVLPWLALYRKGLVVFMHPLTGDELADHRDHAIWMGAVRPLDLSIFGG; this is encoded by the coding sequence GTGCAGAGGATCAAGGGGTACCACGCCCACGTGTACTACGACGCAGCGACCATGGAGCAGGCCCGTGAGTTGTGCGAGGAGGCCGCGCGACTGTTCCCGGTGACCATGGGGCGCATGCACCAGCAGCCGGTGGGGCCACACCCGGACTGGAGCTGCCAGCTGGCGTTCGGGCCGGAGGTGGTGGGGGTGGTGTTGCCTTGGTTGGCGTTGTATCGCAAGGGGCTGGTGGTGTTCATGCACCCGCTGACCGGGGATGAACTTGCGGACCATCGTGATCATGCGATCTGGATGGGCGCTGTGCGGCCTTTGGACCTGTCGATTTTCGGGGGCTAG
- a CDS encoding aminopeptidase: MLRFFLVQRSGPGALDRFFTRLVPPLAALLLNGCASTTYYGQLAEGQWQLLRARQSVERVVADPATSPKLRERLTHAEQARAFASQQLKLPDNRSYRVYVELGRPFVVWNVFATPELSLQPVTHCFPITGCVAYRGYYQLGAARGAAALMRQDGMDVYVSGVEAYSTLGWFDDPILSSMVGWGDERLATLIFHELAHQRFYVQDDTEFNESFASFVEQEGTRQWRVARGLAAVDQAQGPQRDQFIRLVLASRERLQAIYAQPLDDAQKRVAKQAEFERLRREYRLLRDGQWGGDKRYDAWMYGPMNNAKLLPFGLYDQWVPAFAALFREVGGDWARFYQRVEQLGQLPIEERKATLQRLMINPSDVAAHRDAKPTRSW; the protein is encoded by the coding sequence ATGCTTCGATTTTTTCTTGTTCAGCGCTCGGGCCCTGGGGCACTCGACCGCTTTTTCACCCGTTTGGTTCCCCCGCTTGCCGCGCTCCTGCTGAACGGTTGTGCCAGTACGACCTATTACGGGCAGTTGGCCGAAGGCCAGTGGCAACTGCTGCGTGCCCGTCAGTCGGTGGAGCGAGTAGTGGCCGACCCTGCTACCTCGCCGAAGTTGCGTGAGCGACTGACGCATGCCGAGCAGGCACGCGCGTTTGCCAGCCAGCAGCTGAAATTGCCGGACAACCGTAGCTACCGGGTGTACGTGGAGCTTGGCCGGCCCTTTGTGGTGTGGAATGTGTTCGCCACTCCCGAGCTGTCACTGCAGCCGGTCACGCACTGCTTCCCGATCACCGGCTGCGTGGCGTATCGCGGTTACTACCAGCTGGGGGCGGCACGCGGGGCGGCGGCGTTGATGCGGCAGGACGGCATGGACGTGTACGTGAGCGGCGTGGAAGCCTATTCGACCCTGGGCTGGTTCGATGACCCGATCCTGTCGTCGATGGTTGGCTGGGGCGATGAGCGCCTGGCCACGTTGATCTTCCATGAACTGGCCCACCAGCGCTTCTATGTGCAGGACGACACCGAGTTCAACGAGTCATTCGCCTCCTTCGTCGAGCAGGAGGGCACGCGGCAATGGCGCGTGGCGCGTGGGCTTGCAGCGGTTGACCAGGCCCAGGGGCCGCAGCGTGACCAGTTCATCCGGCTCGTACTGGCCAGCCGCGAGCGGTTGCAGGCCATTTATGCCCAGCCGTTGGACGATGCGCAAAAGCGCGTGGCCAAGCAGGCCGAGTTCGAGCGGTTGCGGCGGGAGTACCGGCTGCTGCGTGACGGCCAGTGGGGCGGCGACAAGCGTTACGACGCCTGGATGTATGGGCCGATGAACAATGCCAAGCTGTTGCCGTTCGGGCTGTATGACCAGTGGGTGCCAGCGTTCGCAGCACTGTTCCGCGAGGTGGGTGGGGACTGGGCGCGGTTTTATCAGCGGGTGGAGCAGTTGGGACAGCTGCCGATCGAGGAGCGCAAAGCGACGTTGCAGCGGTTGATGATCAACCCATCAGATGTTGCGGCCCATCGCGATGCAAAGCCTACGCGGTCCTGGTAG
- a CDS encoding DUF1161 domain-containing protein: MSKLILVLGLMSLAGGALAAGKPCEELKAEITAKLDAKGVQGYTLEVVKKGEPAGKVIGSCEAGTKEIVYRRG, from the coding sequence ATGAGCAAGCTGATTCTGGTGCTGGGCCTGATGAGCCTGGCCGGTGGGGCGCTGGCAGCAGGCAAGCCCTGCGAGGAACTGAAGGCGGAGATTACAGCCAAGCTGGATGCCAAAGGTGTTCAGGGATACACCTTGGAGGTGGTGAAGAAGGGCGAACCGGCGGGCAAGGTGATTGGTAGCTGCGAGGCCGGCACCAAGGAGATCGTGTACCGCCGTGGCTGA
- a CDS encoding gamma carbonic anhydrase family protein, which translates to MAIRSFQQHTPKVGPRAFVDRSAIVLGDVEIGEDSSVWPLTVVRGDMHRIRIGARTSVQDGSVLHITHASTYNPDGFPLIIGDEVTIGHKVMLHGCTLGNRILVGMGSTIMDGAIVEDEVIIGAGSLVPPGKRLVSGYLYMGSPVKQARLLNDQEHAFFAYSASNYVKLKDQHLAEGYDQPE; encoded by the coding sequence ATGGCCATCCGAAGCTTCCAGCAACACACTCCGAAAGTTGGACCACGGGCCTTCGTCGACCGTTCGGCGATCGTGCTGGGCGACGTGGAAATCGGCGAGGACAGCTCGGTGTGGCCGCTGACCGTGGTGCGCGGCGACATGCACCGTATCCGCATCGGCGCACGCACCAGCGTGCAGGACGGCAGTGTCCTGCACATCACCCACGCCAGCACATATAACCCTGACGGCTTCCCGCTGATCATCGGCGACGAAGTGACCATCGGCCACAAGGTCATGCTGCATGGCTGCACCCTGGGCAACCGCATCCTGGTCGGCATGGGCAGCACCATCATGGACGGCGCCATCGTCGAGGACGAAGTGATCATTGGTGCCGGCAGCCTGGTACCGCCGGGCAAGCGCCTGGTCAGTGGCTACCTGTACATGGGTAGCCCGGTGAAACAGGCCCGGCTGCTGAACGACCAGGAGCATGCGTTCTTTGCCTACAGCGCCAGCAACTATGTGAAGCTCAAGGACCAGCACCTGGCCGAAGGCTACGATCAACCTGAATGA
- a CDS encoding DUF1161 domain-containing protein, translated as MIRVAITVLASLVATSALAAVKPCEELKAEIETKIQAQGVPSYTLEIVPNSEVKDPSMVVGTCDGGSKKIIYQKNDQ; from the coding sequence ATGATTCGCGTAGCAATCACCGTGTTGGCTTCCCTGGTCGCCACCTCTGCGCTGGCGGCGGTGAAGCCGTGCGAGGAGCTCAAGGCCGAGATCGAGACCAAGATACAGGCCCAGGGGGTTCCCTCCTACACCCTGGAAATCGTGCCCAACAGCGAAGTGAAAGACCCGAGCATGGTCGTCGGGACCTGTGATGGAGGCAGCAAGAAGATCATCTACCAGAAGAATGACCAGTAG
- a CDS encoding LysR family transcriptional regulator translates to MAHDLPPLNALRAFEATARLNSVSQAAEALHVTHGAVSRQLKVLEEHLGVALFVKDGRGIKLTDAGMRLRDASGEAFDRLRSVCAELSRDVSEAPFVLGCSGSLLARWFIPRLGRLKADLPELRLHLSAGEGDLDPRRPGLDALLVYAEPPWPTDMQVHVLAEERIGPVLSPHFAGFERLQGAPANALLDEALLHTTSRPQAWPTWAAEQGLDPRALQYGQAFEHLYYLLEAAVAGLGVAIAPQPLVADDLRAGRLRAPWGFSPTSAVLALWVPQRAADGRAEQLAQWLRAELAGQGA, encoded by the coding sequence ATGGCTCACGACCTCCCTCCCCTCAACGCCCTGCGAGCCTTCGAGGCCACCGCCCGGCTTAATAGCGTCAGCCAGGCGGCTGAAGCGCTGCATGTCACCCATGGCGCCGTCAGCCGGCAGCTCAAGGTGCTTGAAGAACACCTGGGGGTTGCGCTGTTCGTCAAGGACGGACGTGGCATCAAACTCACAGATGCCGGTATGCGCCTGCGTGATGCCAGCGGCGAAGCGTTCGATCGGCTGCGCAGCGTATGTGCTGAACTCAGCCGAGATGTGAGTGAGGCGCCGTTTGTCCTGGGTTGCTCGGGCAGCTTGTTGGCGCGCTGGTTCATACCGCGGCTGGGGCGGCTGAAGGCCGATTTGCCCGAGCTGCGCCTGCACCTGTCGGCAGGCGAAGGCGACCTCGACCCGCGCCGGCCGGGGCTGGATGCGCTGTTGGTATATGCCGAGCCGCCATGGCCGACGGACATGCAGGTGCATGTGCTGGCCGAGGAACGCATCGGGCCGGTGCTCAGCCCGCATTTTGCCGGTTTCGAGCGATTGCAGGGCGCACCTGCCAACGCCTTGCTCGACGAGGCCTTGCTGCACACCACCTCGCGCCCGCAGGCCTGGCCGACCTGGGCGGCAGAACAGGGGCTGGACCCGAGGGCATTGCAGTATGGGCAGGCCTTCGAGCACTTGTACTACCTGCTGGAAGCTGCTGTAGCGGGCCTGGGCGTAGCTATTGCGCCGCAGCCGCTGGTCGCCGATGACCTGCGGGCGGGGCGTTTGCGTGCGCCTTGGGGCTTTTCCCCTACTTCGGCAGTGCTGGCGTTATGGGTGCCCCAGCGCGCCGCAGACGGACGCGCCGAGCAGTTGGCACAGTGGCTACGCGCCGAACTGGCCGGTCAAGGCGCTTAG
- the trpB gene encoding tryptophan synthase subunit beta → MTQSQYRPGPDANGLFGSFGGRYVAETLMPLVLDLAREYEAAKADPKFLEELAYFQRDYIGRPNPLYFAERLTEHCGGAKIFFKREELNHTGAHKVNNCIGQVLLAKRMGKKRLIAETGAGMHGVATATVAARFGLPCVIYMGATDIERQQANVFRMKLLGAEIVPVTAGTGTLKDAMNEALRDWVTNVEDTFYLIGTVAGPHPYPAMVRDFQSIIGKETRAQLQEKEGRLPDSLVACVGGGSNAMGLFHEFLEEPSVQIIGVEAGGHGVHTDKHAASLNGGVPGVLHGNRTYLLQDADGQITDAHSISAGLDYPGIGPEHAYLHEVKRVEYVSITDDEALDAFHATCRLEGIIPALESSHALAEAIKRAPKLPKDHLMVVCLSGRGDKDMQTVMNHMAAQEKQA, encoded by the coding sequence ATGACCCAGTCCCAATACCGCCCCGGCCCAGATGCCAATGGCCTGTTCGGCTCGTTCGGCGGCCGCTACGTGGCCGAAACCCTGATGCCACTGGTGCTGGACCTGGCCCGCGAATACGAAGCCGCCAAGGCAGACCCGAAATTCCTTGAAGAGCTGGCCTATTTCCAGCGCGACTACATCGGGCGTCCCAACCCGCTGTACTTCGCCGAGCGCCTGACCGAGCACTGCGGCGGTGCAAAGATCTTCTTCAAGCGTGAAGAGCTCAACCACACCGGCGCGCACAAGGTGAACAACTGCATCGGCCAGGTGCTGCTGGCCAAGCGCATGGGCAAGAAGCGCCTGATCGCAGAAACCGGTGCCGGCATGCACGGCGTTGCCACTGCTACCGTTGCCGCGCGCTTCGGCCTGCCTTGCGTGATCTACATGGGCGCCACAGACATCGAGCGCCAGCAGGCCAACGTGTTCCGCATGAAGCTGCTAGGTGCCGAGATCGTCCCGGTCACCGCCGGCACCGGCACCCTCAAAGACGCCATGAACGAGGCCCTGCGCGACTGGGTCACCAACGTCGAAGACACCTTCTACCTGATCGGTACCGTGGCCGGCCCACACCCGTACCCAGCCATGGTTCGCGACTTCCAGTCGATCATCGGCAAGGAAACCCGCGCCCAGTTGCAAGAGAAGGAAGGCCGCCTGCCAGACAGCTTGGTCGCCTGCGTCGGTGGCGGTTCCAATGCCATGGGCCTGTTCCATGAATTCCTGGAAGAGCCGAGCGTGCAGATCATTGGCGTCGAAGCCGGTGGCCATGGCGTGCACACCGACAAACATGCCGCCAGCCTCAACGGCGGTGTCCCAGGCGTGCTGCACGGCAACCGTACCTACCTGCTGCAGGACGCAGACGGCCAGATTACCGACGCCCATTCGATTTCCGCCGGCCTGGACTACCCGGGCATCGGCCCGGAGCATGCCTACCTGCACGAAGTGAAACGTGTGGAATACGTCAGCATCACCGACGACGAAGCGTTGGATGCGTTCCACGCCACCTGCCGCCTGGAAGGCATCATCCCGGCCCTGGAGAGTTCCCATGCCTTGGCCGAGGCGATCAAGCGCGCGCCGAAGCTGCCCAAGGACCACTTGATGGTCGTGTGCCTGTCGGGCCGCGGCGACAAAGACATGCAAACCGTCATGAACCACATGGCTGCCCAGGAGAAACAGGCATGA
- a CDS encoding DUF883 family protein has translation MPRNSLRKASLESMEAEIESLLKSLESLKHDASEESQKSVKAIRSSAESALRHSRSLLSDAYEEMKQRTRQTGIATRDYAQQHPYTTAGVAIGALGLLAAYLLCKRN, from the coding sequence ATGCCCCGCAATTCGCTGCGAAAAGCATCCCTGGAAAGCATGGAAGCCGAGATCGAAAGCCTGCTGAAGAGCCTGGAAAGCCTCAAACACGACGCCTCGGAAGAATCCCAGAAGTCGGTCAAGGCCATCCGCAGCAGCGCCGAGAGCGCCCTTCGCCATTCTCGTAGCCTGCTGAGCGACGCCTACGAGGAAATGAAGCAGCGCACCCGCCAGACCGGCATCGCTACCCGTGACTACGCGCAGCAGCACCCTTACACCACGGCAGGTGTTGCCATCGGTGCACTGGGCCTGCTGGCGGCGTACCTGCTGTGCAAACGCAACTAA
- a CDS encoding dodecin — translation MTDHHTYKKIELVGSSTTSIEEAINNALAEAGKSIKHLEWFEVVDTRGHIRDNKAAHFQVTLKVGFRIANS, via the coding sequence ATGACCGATCATCACACTTACAAGAAGATCGAGCTGGTAGGGTCTTCGACCACCAGCATCGAAGAGGCGATCAACAACGCCCTGGCCGAAGCTGGCAAGAGCATCAAGCACCTGGAGTGGTTCGAGGTGGTCGACACTCGTGGTCATATCCGTGACAACAAGGCTGCACACTTCCAGGTCACGCTGAAGGTTGGCTTCCGTATCGCCAACAGCTGA
- a CDS encoding NAD(P)-dependent oxidoreductase: MKNAETPVFKLVLFGPESSLGNALMVELLARQHEVTAVVNDLNRHAPRPGLHFKIGGLGDADQAEQGAAGGSAVIALLSALAPGDLPGQARMSEALMAGLKRTTIRRLLLVGDFDVLDEPGKYSEAERECVDQVVDGLQRSALHWTLINAPPELPGLGMEHFRNTEGTLEPGLAEPLRHLAGVAAGMVDMLELDLHRGEHLNFVV, encoded by the coding sequence GTGAAAAACGCCGAAACGCCAGTGTTCAAGCTGGTCCTGTTCGGGCCTGAAAGCAGCTTGGGCAACGCCCTGATGGTCGAACTGCTGGCGCGCCAGCACGAAGTCACGGCCGTGGTGAATGACCTCAACCGCCACGCGCCACGCCCGGGCCTGCATTTCAAGATAGGCGGGCTGGGCGATGCCGACCAGGCGGAACAGGGTGCGGCAGGCGGTTCGGCGGTGATCGCCCTGTTATCGGCGCTGGCACCGGGCGACCTGCCTGGTCAAGCGCGAATGAGCGAGGCGCTGATGGCCGGGCTCAAGCGCACGACTATACGCCGGCTGTTGCTGGTGGGCGATTTCGATGTGCTGGATGAACCGGGCAAGTACAGTGAAGCGGAGCGGGAATGCGTGGACCAGGTGGTCGATGGCTTGCAGCGCAGTGCCTTGCACTGGACGTTGATCAATGCGCCGCCGGAGCTGCCCGGGTTGGGGATGGAGCATTTTCGCAATACCGAGGGCACGCTGGAGCCGGGGTTGGCAGAGCCGTTGCGGCACCTGGCCGGGGTCGCGGCGGGGATGGTGGATATGCTGGAACTGGACTTGCACCGGGGCGAGCATCTGAACTTCGTGGTCTAG
- the trpA gene encoding tryptophan synthase subunit alpha, translated as MSRLEQRFAELKAEGRSALVTFITAGDPGYDASLQILKGLPAAGADVIELGMPFTDPMADGVAIQLATLRALEAGQTLAKTLQMVRDFRVDDQATPIVLMGYYNPIHRFGVEQFVAEARQAGVDGLIIVDLPPEHDAELATPAQAAGIDFIRLTTPTTDDVRLPRVLERSSGFVYYVSVAGVTGAGSATTEHVTEAIARLRRHTDLPISVGFGIRTPEQAANIARLADGVVVGSALVDKIAQAKSGEQAVNDVLSLCAALAEGVRGARR; from the coding sequence ATGAGCCGTCTTGAACAACGCTTCGCCGAGCTGAAGGCCGAAGGCCGCTCGGCACTGGTCACCTTCATTACCGCGGGCGACCCGGGCTACGACGCCTCGCTGCAGATCCTCAAGGGCCTGCCGGCAGCCGGTGCCGACGTGATCGAACTGGGCATGCCGTTCACCGACCCGATGGCCGATGGCGTGGCCATCCAGCTGGCCACCCTGCGTGCCCTGGAAGCCGGCCAGACCCTGGCCAAGACCCTGCAGATGGTTCGTGATTTCCGTGTGGATGACCAGGCCACGCCGATCGTGCTGATGGGTTACTACAACCCGATCCACCGTTTTGGCGTGGAACAGTTCGTGGCCGAGGCCAGGCAAGCGGGCGTCGATGGCCTGATCATCGTCGACCTGCCGCCGGAGCACGACGCCGAACTGGCTACCCCGGCCCAGGCCGCAGGCATCGACTTCATCCGCCTGACCACCCCGACCACCGACGATGTGCGCCTGCCGCGCGTGCTGGAGCGCAGCTCCGGGTTCGTCTACTACGTGTCGGTTGCCGGTGTGACCGGCGCCGGCTCGGCCACCACCGAACACGTGACCGAGGCCATTGCCCGCCTGCGTCGGCATACCGACCTGCCGATCAGCGTTGGCTTCGGCATTCGTACGCCGGAGCAGGCGGCGAACATCGCCCGCCTGGCGGATGGTGTGGTGGTGGGTTCGGCATTGGTCGACAAGATCGCCCAGGCCAAGAGTGGCGAGCAAGCGGTGAACGATGTGTTGAGCCTCTGCGCGGCACTGGCTGAAGGGGTGCGCGGCGCTCGCCGCTGA
- a CDS encoding HAD family hydrolase has translation MHQQNILFDLDGTLTDPRQGITRSIQYALAKLGIDEPDLARLEHFIGPPLLQAFMQFYGFDEAKAWEAVNFYRERFRVTGLYENLVFEGVPELLAALNGQGRTLYIATSKPWEFAREIARHFAFDHHFKVIYGSELDGTRTNKVELIRHLLDEEGLDPAQTLMIGDRKHDLIGARSNGLQAVAVGYGFGSREELMAEEPAYHFATLAEMHRAFLEA, from the coding sequence ATGCACCAGCAGAACATCCTCTTCGACCTCGACGGCACCCTGACCGACCCGCGCCAGGGCATCACCCGCTCGATCCAGTACGCCTTGGCCAAGCTGGGCATCGACGAGCCGGACCTGGCCCGCCTCGAACACTTTATCGGCCCGCCCTTGCTGCAGGCATTCATGCAGTTCTATGGCTTCGACGAGGCCAAGGCCTGGGAGGCGGTGAACTTCTACCGGGAACGCTTCCGCGTCACCGGCCTGTATGAAAACCTGGTGTTCGAAGGTGTGCCGGAACTGCTCGCAGCCCTGAATGGCCAAGGCCGCACCCTGTACATCGCTACCTCCAAGCCCTGGGAGTTCGCCCGTGAAATTGCCCGTCACTTCGCTTTCGACCACCATTTCAAGGTGATCTATGGCAGTGAACTGGATGGCACACGCACCAACAAGGTCGAGCTGATTCGCCACCTGCTGGACGAAGAGGGGCTGGACCCGGCGCAGACGCTGATGATCGGCGACCGCAAGCATGACCTGATCGGTGCGCGCAGCAACGGCTTGCAGGCGGTGGCGGTGGGGTATGGGTTTGGCAGCCGGGAGGAGTTGATGGCGGAGGAGCCGGCCTATCACTTTGCAACCTTGGCCGAAATGCATCGAGCGTTTCTCGAGGCTTGA
- a CDS encoding LLM class flavin-dependent oxidoreductase produces MTQLRDLKISTLDLVPVRADAGPAQSLRNSLDLAQHVERFGYHRFWVAEHHNMDGIASSATAVLIGYLAGGTSSIRVGSGGVMLPNHAPLVIAEQFGTLASLYPGRIDLGLGRAPGSDQMTAYALRRDRAGGPDDFPDDVEELSRYLGPRTDDQKVIAVPGHDTEVPMWLLGSSLFSAQLAGMRGMPYAFASHFAPRYMHEAIRVYRNHFKPSTTLDKPYVMLGIPMVVAETDEKAEYLATSVYQRILALIRGQSLMQKPPVASMEGLWLPHERDAVGSFLGLAMIGSPEKVRAKVEVLLEQTGADELIFTCDLYEHADRVRSYELLAQALRAE; encoded by the coding sequence ATGACCCAGTTGCGTGACCTGAAAATATCCACCCTCGATCTGGTGCCCGTGCGCGCCGACGCCGGCCCGGCCCAGTCGCTACGCAACTCGCTGGACCTGGCGCAACACGTCGAACGCTTTGGCTACCATCGCTTCTGGGTAGCCGAACACCACAACATGGACGGCATTGCCAGTTCCGCCACTGCGGTGCTGATCGGTTACCTGGCCGGTGGTACTTCGAGCATTCGCGTGGGCTCTGGCGGGGTCATGCTGCCCAACCATGCACCGCTGGTGATCGCCGAACAGTTCGGCACCCTGGCCAGCCTGTATCCAGGGCGCATCGACCTGGGCCTGGGCCGTGCCCCGGGCTCCGACCAGATGACCGCCTACGCCCTGCGCCGCGACCGTGCTGGCGGCCCGGACGATTTCCCGGACGACGTCGAGGAGTTGTCGCGCTACCTCGGCCCGCGCACCGATGACCAGAAAGTGATTGCGGTGCCAGGGCACGACACCGAAGTACCGATGTGGCTGCTTGGCTCCAGCCTGTTCAGTGCCCAGCTGGCTGGTATGCGCGGCATGCCCTATGCCTTCGCCTCACACTTCGCGCCGCGCTACATGCACGAGGCGATCCGCGTGTACCGCAACCACTTCAAGCCGTCGACCACGCTGGACAAGCCGTACGTGATGCTGGGTATTCCGATGGTCGTGGCGGAAACCGACGAGAAGGCCGAATACCTGGCCACTTCGGTGTACCAGCGTATCCTGGCGCTGATCCGCGGGCAGAGCCTTATGCAGAAGCCGCCGGTGGCAAGCATGGAGGGCCTGTGGCTACCGCATGAGCGGGATGCGGTGGGCAGTTTCCTGGGCCTGGCGATGATTGGCAGCCCAGAGAAAGTGCGGGCCAAGGTGGAAGTGCTGCTGGAGCAGACCGGGGCGGATGAGCTGATCTTTACCTGTGATCTGTACGAGCATGCCGACCGGGTGCGGTCGTACGAGCTGCTGGCGCAGGCCCTCAGGGCCGAGTGA
- a CDS encoding OsmC family protein produces the protein MKKTASAIWQGGLKDGKGLLSTESGALKQNPYGFNTRFEGSPGTNPEELIGAAHAGCFSMALSMMLGEAGLTAERIDTAAEVTLDKQPDGFAITAVHLVLRAKVPGASEAQFLDIANKAKAGCPVSKVLNARISLDAALVG, from the coding sequence ATGAAAAAGACAGCATCGGCGATCTGGCAAGGTGGCCTGAAGGACGGCAAAGGCCTGCTCTCCACGGAAAGCGGCGCGCTCAAGCAGAACCCCTACGGTTTCAATACCCGTTTCGAAGGCTCGCCCGGCACCAATCCGGAAGAGCTGATCGGCGCAGCACATGCCGGCTGCTTCTCGATGGCGTTGTCGATGATGCTGGGCGAAGCGGGGCTGACTGCCGAGCGGATCGACACTGCCGCCGAGGTGACCCTCGACAAGCAGCCTGATGGCTTTGCCATTACCGCCGTGCACCTGGTACTGCGGGCCAAGGTCCCCGGAGCAAGCGAGGCGCAGTTCCTGGATATCGCCAACAAGGCCAAGGCGGGCTGCCCGGTATCCAAGGTACTGAACGCCAGGATCAGCCTGGATGCGGCACTGGTGGGCTGA